Proteins from a genomic interval of Paenibacillus sp. FSL H8-0048:
- a CDS encoding L-lactate dehydrogenase, with translation MNMAPFKPNRVVVIGTGAVGTTTAYTLLLRKRMPELVLIDVNHQKALGEALDMNHGMPFVGGVKLWAGTYEDCREADIIIVTAGASQKPGETRIDLLRKNISIFKDIIQKITKYNHHAILLIATNPVDILSYATLKISGFDRRRVIGSGTVLDSARFRYLIGKHKEIDPRSIHGQIIGEHGDSELPVWSLANVAGIDLGFDEAERKEIFEDTKNAAYEIIDAKGSTSYAIALALDRIVASILNNEGSVLNVSTLLNNYNGVSDVFLGAPCVVDRSGVREVLDLPLSEEEQSLFQQSADKLKSEIAKLEL, from the coding sequence TTGAACATGGCCCCATTTAAGCCCAATCGTGTTGTAGTCATCGGTACCGGTGCAGTCGGAACCACTACAGCCTATACGCTGCTGCTGCGTAAGCGCATGCCCGAGCTTGTACTAATTGATGTGAACCACCAGAAGGCGCTTGGTGAAGCGCTGGATATGAACCATGGTATGCCTTTTGTAGGAGGCGTGAAGCTATGGGCCGGTACCTATGAGGATTGCCGCGAAGCCGACATTATTATCGTCACAGCCGGAGCCTCCCAGAAGCCTGGTGAAACCCGGATCGACCTGCTCCGCAAGAACATCTCGATCTTCAAAGATATCATCCAGAAAATCACGAAATACAATCATCATGCCATCCTGCTGATTGCAACCAATCCGGTCGATATCCTGTCATACGCTACCCTGAAGATCAGCGGCTTCGACCGCAGACGGGTTATCGGCTCAGGAACGGTCCTCGACAGCGCCCGCTTCCGTTACCTGATCGGAAAGCACAAGGAGATTGATCCGCGCAGCATTCATGGACAGATCATCGGGGAGCATGGCGATTCCGAGCTGCCGGTCTGGAGTCTCGCCAATGTCGCCGGGATTGATCTGGGCTTCGATGAAGCCGAACGCAAAGAAATCTTCGAGGATACGAAGAATGCCGCTTACGAAATAATCGATGCCAAGGGATCGACCTCCTACGCCATCGCGCTCGCACTGGACCGCATTGTAGCGTCCATCCTGAACAATGAAGGCTCCGTTCTGAATGTCTCCACATTGCTGAACAACTACAACGGCGTCTCCGATGTGTTCCTCGGCGCTCCATGTGTTGTAGACCGCTCCGGGGTGCGTGAGGTACTGGATCTTCCGCTCAGCGAAGAAGAACAGAGCTTATTCCAGCAGTCCGCTGACAAGCTCAAGAGTGAAATTGCCAAGCTGGAGCTGTAA
- a CDS encoding APC family permease, translating into MDLFRKKPLAIPQNAGAEKLSKTLGALDLTMLGVGAIIGTGIFVMTGVAAAEHAGPGLVLSFIIAGIACVLSALCYSEFASTLPVSGSAYAYSYVAFGELLAWVLGWDLVLEYGVAAAAVSSGWSGYFQGLLEGFGIHLPTALSGAYNADKGTFINLPAVIIILLISYLLTRGVKETARFNAVMVAIKISVVLLFIITGIFYVKPENWTPFLPFGIHGVMNGAATVFFAYIGFDAISTAAEEVKRPQRDLPIGIISSLAICTVLYIAVSLVLTGIVPYQSLNVSDPVSFALRFVGQNMIAGLISIGAIAGMTTVLLVMLFGQTRLLFAISRDGLLPKSLSKVSAKTHTPVRSTWMVGSLIAVLTGFVPLDRLANLTSIGTLFAFLVVSLGVIMLRRTKTDLRRGFRVPWVPLVPLLSAAGCGYLMYNLGKETWIGFIIWVAFGLVIYSLYGYKRSNLNTKK; encoded by the coding sequence ATGGATTTATTCCGCAAAAAACCGCTGGCCATTCCCCAGAATGCCGGAGCGGAGAAGCTTAGCAAGACACTGGGCGCCTTGGATTTGACGATGCTTGGGGTAGGCGCTATTATCGGCACCGGGATCTTTGTAATGACGGGTGTGGCTGCTGCAGAGCATGCCGGTCCGGGACTGGTGCTGTCCTTCATCATCGCGGGGATTGCCTGCGTGCTGTCCGCCTTGTGCTATTCCGAATTTGCTTCGACCCTGCCGGTCTCCGGCAGTGCTTATGCCTACAGCTATGTGGCCTTCGGCGAATTGCTGGCCTGGGTGCTCGGCTGGGATCTTGTACTGGAATACGGGGTTGCTGCCGCAGCGGTAAGCAGCGGATGGTCCGGTTATTTCCAGGGGCTGCTGGAGGGCTTCGGGATACATTTGCCGACAGCTTTGTCTGGAGCGTATAATGCGGATAAGGGAACGTTCATCAATCTGCCTGCCGTCATTATAATCCTGCTGATTTCCTATCTGCTGACACGGGGGGTTAAGGAGACCGCCCGCTTCAACGCAGTGATGGTCGCAATCAAGATCTCCGTAGTGCTGCTGTTCATTATCACCGGTATTTTCTATGTGAAGCCGGAGAACTGGACACCTTTCCTGCCGTTTGGGATTCATGGCGTAATGAACGGCGCGGCTACTGTATTTTTTGCCTATATCGGCTTTGATGCCATTTCAACTGCCGCAGAAGAAGTGAAGCGCCCGCAGCGTGATCTTCCGATCGGAATTATTTCTTCCCTGGCCATCTGCACAGTCTTATATATCGCCGTATCCCTGGTTCTGACCGGTATTGTGCCTTATCAGAGCCTGAATGTCAGCGATCCGGTATCCTTTGCGCTGCGGTTTGTGGGCCAGAATATGATCGCCGGACTGATCTCCATCGGGGCGATTGCCGGAATGACAACGGTTCTGCTGGTTATGCTGTTCGGCCAGACCCGGCTATTGTTCGCGATCTCGCGTGACGGGCTGCTGCCGAAGAGCTTGTCCAAGGTTAGCGCCAAGACGCATACTCCGGTGCGCAGCACCTGGATGGTGGGCAGCCTGATCGCTGTACTTACCGGCTTCGTTCCCCTGGACAGGCTGGCGAATCTGACGAGTATCGGTACCTTGTTTGCCTTCCTGGTTGTGTCACTCGGGGTCATTATGCTCCGCCGGACGAAGACAGATCTCCGTAGAGGTTTCCGGGTTCCTTGGGTTCCGCTGGTTCCACTCCTTAGTGCGGCAGGCTGCGGCTACTTAATGTACAATCTCGGCAAAGAGACCTGGATCGGCTTCATCATCTGGGTAGCGTTCGGACTGGTGATCTACTCGTTGTACGGCTACAAACGCAGTAATTTGAATACGAAGAAATAA
- a CDS encoding WD40/YVTN/BNR-like repeat-containing protein, whose product MSAKASYSKILSVALMLLMTLLVLSACSSAPKPEATRPPQPTEAPEEGQMITVITPDNKNVEPENAKKYQIQTRLTDFRLLNSSAGLAWGVTRNELRMYMTLNNGKTWANISPATNVQFLSNPVYGKEIFFTDPEHGWIIRSSFGSTETVVLRTTDGGHSWQISAFPDSNKLSSIYFSSSRSGWLMTKWDASATKESKALYATKDGGATWNLVMQNEQYNPNLPTSSIPHAGVTTGMIFNDESRGFVMLQTGALPKIYMTRDGGATWVPGSEFLVNDSFAGCDRVVTGVPEFFGKNAAGGWMPVGCQKDKEGSMSFNGYFTANGGENWKFTTFGRPALSGMNRNVAPDFLNAMTGWSLEGNLLYKTVDQGVTWTALPASTVLQSKLLEYPEVVKLQFISSDVGWLLISKEEERRSILLQTTNGGESWRVM is encoded by the coding sequence TTGTCAGCCAAAGCTTCATATTCCAAGATTCTAAGTGTGGCGTTGATGCTTCTTATGACTCTGCTGGTTCTCTCGGCCTGCTCGTCCGCCCCTAAGCCGGAGGCTACCCGGCCTCCTCAGCCGACTGAAGCGCCGGAAGAAGGGCAGATGATTACGGTCATCACCCCGGATAACAAGAATGTCGAACCTGAGAACGCAAAGAAATACCAGATTCAGACGCGGCTGACCGACTTCCGGCTGCTCAACTCCTCGGCGGGACTGGCCTGGGGGGTAACGCGCAACGAGCTGCGAATGTACATGACGCTCAATAACGGCAAGACGTGGGCGAATATCTCACCAGCTACGAATGTGCAATTTCTAAGCAATCCGGTCTATGGCAAAGAGATCTTCTTCACCGACCCCGAGCACGGCTGGATTATCCGCAGTTCATTCGGCTCCACCGAGACCGTAGTGCTGCGCACCACAGACGGGGGACACAGCTGGCAGATCTCAGCGTTCCCTGATTCCAACAAGCTGTCCTCCATCTATTTCAGCTCCAGCCGCAGCGGCTGGCTGATGACCAAGTGGGACGCTAGTGCCACCAAAGAGAGTAAAGCCTTATATGCTACCAAGGATGGCGGAGCCACCTGGAATCTGGTGATGCAGAATGAGCAGTATAATCCGAATCTGCCGACTAGTTCGATTCCGCATGCCGGGGTCACGACCGGGATGATCTTTAATGACGAGAGCCGCGGGTTTGTTATGCTGCAGACTGGCGCTCTGCCGAAGATCTATATGACCAGGGATGGAGGGGCGACCTGGGTACCCGGTTCGGAATTCCTGGTCAATGATAGCTTTGCCGGATGTGACCGGGTGGTTACGGGTGTCCCTGAGTTTTTCGGGAAGAATGCAGCCGGGGGCTGGATGCCGGTTGGCTGTCAGAAGGACAAAGAAGGCAGCATGAGCTTTAACGGTTATTTTACCGCCAATGGGGGAGAGAATTGGAAGTTCACCACATTCGGGCGGCCGGCGCTCTCCGGCATGAACCGGAATGTGGCACCCGACTTCCTGAATGCCATGACAGGATGGTCGCTGGAAGGCAACCTGCTCTATAAGACGGTGGACCAGGGAGTGACCTGGACGGCCCTTCCGGCCAGCACAGTGCTGCAGTCCAAGCTCTTGGAATATCCGGAGGTAGTGAAGCTGCAATTCATTTCAAGCGATGTTGGCTGGCTGCTGATCTCGAAGGAGGAGGAACGCAGGTCGATCCTGCTTCAGACCACCAACGGCGGCGAGAGCTGGCGTGTAATGTAA
- a CDS encoding DUF2500 domain-containing protein, whose protein sequence is MGTGSDPSWLFDFTGTVLPVFLALVVGIIAVSAGRGLLQWSRNNKAPLQSIPARIVSKRTEVRQQQSQEDSLSSRTSTTYYLTYEAEDGVRREFKVEGQEYGMSAEGDQGILTYQGTRYHGFQRRPHYSTAE, encoded by the coding sequence ATGGGAACGGGAAGTGATCCATCCTGGCTGTTCGATTTTACAGGAACGGTATTGCCGGTCTTTCTCGCTCTGGTCGTGGGGATCATCGCTGTGTCTGCGGGCCGGGGATTGCTTCAGTGGAGCCGGAACAATAAAGCCCCCCTGCAGTCCATTCCCGCCCGTATCGTGAGCAAGCGGACCGAAGTGCGCCAGCAGCAGTCCCAGGAGGATAGTCTCTCCAGCCGGACCAGCACCACCTACTATTTGACTTATGAAGCTGAGGATGGGGTGCGCAGGGAATTCAAGGTAGAGGGACAGGAATACGGGATGAGCGCTGAGGGAGACCAAGGCATACTGACGTATCAGGGGACCCGGTATCATGGCTTTCAGCGGCGTCCTCATTACTCCACGGCAGAGTAG
- a CDS encoding cell wall hydrolase, which produces MAVIKTNSEDVRVLARLMRAEAEEDGESGMLMVGNVGVNRILGNCLDFNNIRSVNDMVYQSPGGFEAPQKGYFYQRAREADIRLAKRAINGERTWPASNALWFFRPVGDCPATWYNQQNTGRYKAHCFFTPTQGDCPAVY; this is translated from the coding sequence GTGGCTGTCATCAAAACAAACTCGGAGGACGTAAGAGTGCTTGCACGGCTGATGCGGGCCGAGGCTGAAGAGGATGGGGAGTCAGGCATGCTGATGGTCGGCAATGTCGGCGTGAACCGGATTCTTGGCAACTGTCTGGATTTCAACAATATCCGCAGTGTGAACGACATGGTGTACCAGAGCCCCGGCGGCTTCGAAGCCCCGCAGAAGGGATATTTCTACCAGCGGGCGCGGGAAGCTGATATCCGGCTGGCGAAACGTGCGATTAACGGGGAGCGGACCTGGCCGGCCTCAAATGCGCTCTGGTTCTTCCGCCCTGTCGGCGATTGCCCGGCAACCTGGTACAATCAGCAGAATACCGGACGCTACAAGGCCCACTGCTTCTTCACTCCGACACAGGGGGATTGTCCGGCAGTATATTAG
- the gerQ gene encoding spore coat protein GerQ: MGKMGTMGNMGNMGTMTAMPPQVSSGSPMMPGGTVVSTAAPVFEQSYVENIFRLNLGKVGTFYFTYENNKDWNAKVYTGVLEAAGRDHLIISDRATGQRVVLLMVNFDYATFEEPLVYQYPGVIGNPLGVRNC, translated from the coding sequence ATGGGTAAAATGGGCACTATGGGAAATATGGGGAACATGGGCACCATGACCGCCATGCCGCCTCAGGTAAGCAGCGGAAGTCCCATGATGCCCGGCGGCACAGTGGTTTCCACGGCCGCGCCCGTATTTGAACAGTCCTATGTGGAGAATATCTTCCGCCTGAATCTGGGCAAAGTGGGCACCTTCTATTTCACATATGAGAATAACAAAGACTGGAATGCCAAGGTCTATACCGGGGTGCTTGAAGCTGCGGGCCGTGACCACCTGATTATCAGCGACCGGGCTACCGGACAGCGGGTGGTGCTGCTGATGGTTAACTTTGATTACGCCACTTTCGAAGAGCCGCTTGTCTATCAATATCCGGGCGTTATCGGGAATCCGCTGGGAGTGCGCAACTGCTAA
- a CDS encoding hemolysin family protein — protein sequence MSDPLPGILHVGLIILLVLLNGFFVSVEYAMVKVRSGRIESLIEEGSKRALAASKIVHNLDGFLSACQLGVTLASLALGWLGEPAVATIVGPLVRGLGFDETTVFVISLIIAFMFITVLHIVLGELAPKTIAVNKAEAVLLLTAGPMNVFYRIMFPFIWVVNGLARGLLRIFRLTPASELATAHTEEEIRILMQESNKSGLIDNTEMTLVDNIFEFADTMAREIMIPRTEMICLNTHLETEENLEIAFDGMRTRYPVCDGDKDHILGFIHIKDMIREKAPSYSELIRPILTVPESIQISSLLKVMQRAKTQIAILIDEYGGTSGMVTLEDIMEEIVGEIQDEFDEERPGIEQLGEDEYSVDGLMLIEEINDKLGIHMETDDYDTIGGWLYSKLEVNPPQKGQSIEFDNHLFVVEETENKRISRIKLLKLQLLTEEAGA from the coding sequence TTGAGCGACCCTTTACCCGGTATATTACATGTAGGACTTATTATTTTGCTTGTGCTGCTTAACGGTTTTTTCGTTTCGGTGGAGTACGCGATGGTGAAGGTGCGCAGCGGGCGCATTGAATCGCTGATTGAGGAAGGCAGCAAGAGAGCACTGGCCGCAAGTAAGATCGTCCATAATCTGGATGGATTTCTGTCGGCCTGCCAGCTAGGGGTAACCCTTGCTTCACTTGCACTGGGCTGGCTGGGAGAACCGGCCGTGGCCACGATTGTGGGGCCGCTGGTCAGAGGTCTGGGCTTTGATGAAACGACTGTATTTGTCATCTCCCTGATTATTGCCTTCATGTTCATCACAGTTCTCCATATCGTACTCGGCGAGCTTGCACCGAAGACCATTGCTGTGAACAAGGCTGAGGCGGTGCTTCTGTTAACTGCGGGACCGATGAACGTTTTCTACCGGATCATGTTTCCATTTATCTGGGTGGTTAACGGGCTGGCCCGGGGACTGCTGCGGATCTTCCGTCTGACGCCGGCTTCCGAGCTGGCTACTGCACATACGGAGGAAGAAATCCGCATTCTGATGCAGGAGAGTAACAAAAGCGGCTTGATCGACAACACAGAAATGACACTGGTGGATAATATTTTCGAATTTGCCGACACGATGGCCCGGGAGATTATGATTCCGCGTACCGAGATGATCTGTCTGAACACGCATCTGGAGACGGAGGAGAATCTGGAGATTGCCTTCGATGGCATGAGAACCCGTTATCCGGTCTGTGACGGTGACAAGGACCATATTCTTGGCTTCATTCATATTAAGGATATGATCCGGGAGAAGGCGCCGAGCTATAGTGAACTGATCCGTCCGATATTGACGGTACCGGAATCGATTCAGATCAGCAGCCTCCTGAAGGTCATGCAGCGTGCCAAGACCCAGATCGCCATTCTTATTGATGAGTACGGCGGTACCTCGGGGATGGTTACACTGGAGGATATTATGGAAGAGATTGTTGGTGAGATTCAGGATGAGTTCGACGAGGAGCGGCCCGGCATTGAACAGCTGGGAGAGGATGAGTACTCCGTTGACGGACTGATGCTGATTGAAGAGATTAACGACAAGCTTGGAATTCATATGGAGACTGATGACTATGATACAATCGGCGGCTGGCTGTACTCCAAGCTGGAGGTCAATCCGCCGCAAAAGGGCCAGTCCATTGAGTTCGACAATCATTTATTCGTGGTCGAAGAAACCGAGAATAAGCGGATTTCCCGGATTAAGCTGCTGAAGCTGCAGTTATTGACGGAAGAAGCCGGAGCATAA
- a CDS encoding sensor histidine kinase, whose translation MEHPFNTYNDLLVLLSVAIAFLSCFTALDLTERLLRGHRSSRFILLISLVLGTGLWSMHFIGMRAMEMGVPVSYNLPLLAFSLVIPVAASYMLLVMLNNPHTRSRVYLALGGLLFSSGILIMHFSGILSMRLTATYEQGAFSITLAVLFALIVPVVTASYDPKWLEQAYNMFSFKKLLLVLTLTGAFTGIHYAAMAGATFPIGEQSSAAGQVLYLQDSILAMILCGSFLFIVSIVLALLYRDRQRILQSAAFNEQRYTALFEHNPDMVICIDPARKKIISANPALRAITGYSREELGNYKAILYSERDEAAVRDAVTRASRGQSSKLELKVRSKGGEQLICSVTVFPLLHHTEQWVYIVAEDVTALMKYQYELLEARDAAESAVTMKSEFLATMSHEIRTPLNGIIGVNQLLAEEISNPEHLELLRLQSTSSHALLHVMSDILDISRLEADGLSLNKDTFGLRALLQGCMDLFTVSTQDKPLSLKLEIEEGLPDKFTGDAARVRQILINLIGNAVKFTPSGTVMVKVESYGVRETAQALQFMVRDTGIGISPDKLQLLFQSFSQVDGSHTRKYPGTGLGLAICKKLVDLMQGEIWAEPAEGGGTQFFFRIKLQSQEHSPEVFFGKDTGEGKSADENEAV comes from the coding sequence TTGGAGCATCCTTTTAACACATACAATGATCTGCTTGTCCTCTTGTCGGTTGCGATAGCCTTTCTCTCCTGCTTCACGGCGCTGGACCTGACGGAACGTCTGCTTCGCGGCCATCGGAGCTCCCGGTTCATCCTGCTCATCTCTCTGGTGCTTGGCACAGGCCTGTGGAGCATGCATTTCATCGGGATGCGCGCAATGGAAATGGGCGTTCCTGTATCGTATAATCTGCCTCTCCTGGCGTTCTCTCTAGTGATCCCCGTCGCAGCTTCTTATATGCTGTTAGTTATGCTGAATAACCCGCACACCCGCAGCAGGGTCTATCTGGCTCTGGGCGGACTCTTGTTCAGCAGCGGCATCCTGATTATGCATTTCAGCGGCATTCTGTCGATGAGACTTACGGCAACTTATGAGCAAGGCGCCTTCTCTATTACACTGGCGGTATTGTTCGCCCTGATTGTCCCGGTGGTCACCGCATCTTATGATCCGAAATGGCTGGAGCAGGCCTATAATATGTTCAGCTTCAAAAAGCTGCTGCTTGTCCTGACCCTGACCGGCGCGTTCACAGGCATTCATTACGCTGCCATGGCGGGCGCTACATTCCCCATAGGAGAACAATCCAGTGCTGCCGGACAAGTGCTTTATTTACAGGACTCCATACTGGCAATGATTCTCTGCGGCTCTTTCCTGTTCATTGTGTCGATTGTCCTTGCTCTGCTGTACAGGGACCGGCAGCGGATACTCCAGTCTGCAGCCTTCAATGAGCAGCGGTATACTGCCTTGTTCGAGCATAACCCTGATATGGTGATCTGTATTGATCCTGCACGCAAGAAGATTATCAGTGCTAATCCTGCTCTTCGGGCCATTACCGGATATAGCAGAGAAGAACTGGGGAATTATAAGGCGATCCTGTACAGCGAACGGGATGAAGCGGCCGTACGGGATGCTGTAACACGCGCTTCACGGGGGCAGTCCTCCAAGCTGGAGCTGAAGGTCCGGAGCAAAGGCGGGGAGCAGCTGATCTGCAGTGTCACCGTCTTTCCTTTGCTGCATCATACGGAGCAGTGGGTCTATATTGTGGCCGAGGATGTGACTGCTCTGATGAAGTATCAGTATGAGCTGCTGGAGGCCAGGGATGCCGCGGAGAGTGCTGTGACGATGAAAAGCGAGTTCCTCGCCACCATGAGCCATGAGATCCGCACACCACTGAACGGCATTATCGGCGTCAACCAGCTGCTGGCCGAGGAGATCAGCAATCCAGAGCATCTGGAGCTTCTGCGGCTTCAGAGTACAAGCAGCCACGCTCTGCTGCATGTGATGAGCGATATTCTCGATATCTCCCGCCTGGAGGCGGACGGCCTCTCGCTGAACAAAGATACTTTCGGGCTGAGGGCTTTGCTCCAAGGCTGTATGGATCTGTTCACGGTGAGCACACAAGACAAGCCGTTATCCCTGAAGCTTGAGATCGAAGAGGGGCTTCCCGACAAGTTCACCGGGGATGCGGCGCGTGTCCGCCAGATTCTGATCAATCTGATCGGTAATGCGGTGAAATTCACGCCATCCGGTACGGTAATGGTGAAGGTGGAATCCTATGGCGTCAGAGAGACCGCTCAGGCTCTGCAATTCATGGTGCGCGACACAGGCATTGGTATCTCTCCGGATAAGCTGCAGCTGCTCTTCCAGTCCTTCTCCCAGGTGGACGGGTCGCATACCCGCAAATACCCCGGTACAGGTCTGGGCCTTGCGATCTGCAAGAAGCTGGTAGACCTGATGCAAGGGGAGATCTGGGCAGAACCGGCAGAGGGTGGCGGCACACAATTCTTCTTCAGGATTAAGCTGCAGTCGCAGGAGCATTCCCCGGAGGTATTCTTCGGCAAGGATACCGGGGAAGGGAAATCGGCAGACGAGAACGAAGCCGTATAA
- a CDS encoding DsbA family protein → MSKTKKNTVMAPQMSKQEKRRAEQEQQKQKTRILIVSTVAIVVIIFVGLFMLASKDSSPAGTDSKPVAFNYSEMMRLGKEDAPVKIVEFGDFKCPACAQFTGVIKPQIVQGYVDQNKAAFYFVNLAFIGKDSRTASLAALSVYHQNQEAFWKYFDAIYANQGNEEEEWATSDFLVSLAKQLDLPVDYDLLRKDIDDRTYEKELDRDIQVGTDTGVTNTPSLYVNGIKVKEPFNMEAIDAQIQAATAAAGAGAAQ, encoded by the coding sequence TTGAGCAAAACAAAAAAGAACACTGTCATGGCTCCCCAGATGAGCAAGCAGGAGAAGCGCAGGGCAGAGCAGGAACAGCAGAAGCAGAAAACGAGAATTCTGATCGTGAGTACGGTAGCTATTGTCGTTATTATTTTTGTAGGCTTATTCATGCTGGCTTCGAAGGACTCTTCGCCTGCCGGTACAGACAGTAAGCCAGTTGCCTTCAATTACAGCGAAATGATGCGGCTTGGCAAGGAGGATGCTCCGGTCAAAATTGTGGAATTCGGCGATTTCAAATGCCCGGCTTGCGCCCAGTTCACCGGTGTGATCAAACCGCAGATCGTTCAAGGTTATGTGGACCAAAATAAAGCGGCCTTCTATTTCGTGAATCTGGCCTTTATCGGCAAGGATTCCAGAACAGCCTCCCTGGCTGCGCTGTCGGTGTATCATCAGAACCAGGAAGCGTTCTGGAAGTACTTTGATGCGATCTATGCGAATCAGGGAAATGAAGAAGAGGAGTGGGCTACATCTGACTTCCTGGTGAGTCTTGCCAAGCAGCTGGACCTGCCGGTGGATTATGATCTGCTACGTAAGGATATTGATGACCGTACCTATGAGAAGGAGCTGGACCGGGATATTCAGGTGGGCACCGATACGGGCGTAACGAATACGCCATCCTTGTATGTGAACGGCATCAAGGTGAAGGAGCCCTTCAATATGGAGGCGATTGATGCCCAGATTCAGGCAGCAACAGCAGCAGCGGGAGCAGGAGCCGCCCAATGA
- a CDS encoding disulfide oxidoreductase has protein sequence MTAFSAFCRRNCLYLAWFVCVVAVAGSLYLSEVLHYEPCRLCWFQRIFMYPQLFLLGIATYRADKRIIPYVLPLSLIGGCISIYHYAEQKIPALSKVLPCTIGVPCNKDYLNWFGFVTVPLLALIAFALISILLWTGRKEEPAE, from the coding sequence ATGACCGCCTTCTCTGCCTTCTGCCGGCGTAATTGTCTGTACTTGGCCTGGTTCGTCTGTGTGGTGGCTGTAGCGGGTAGCCTGTATCTCAGTGAGGTCCTGCATTACGAGCCGTGCAGGCTGTGCTGGTTCCAGCGGATCTTCATGTACCCGCAGCTGTTCCTGCTGGGGATCGCCACCTACCGGGCGGACAAGCGGATCATTCCTTATGTGCTTCCTCTTAGTCTGATCGGGGGCTGCATCTCTATTTATCACTATGCAGAGCAGAAAATTCCCGCCCTTAGCAAGGTGCTTCCCTGCACCATCGGCGTACCGTGCAACAAGGACTATCTGAATTGGTTCGGATTTGTAACGGTCCCTCTGCTTGCACTTATAGCCTTTGCCTTAATCTCCATTCTGCTCTGGACAGGACGCAAGGAGGAGCCTGCGGAGTAA